One window of Leopardus geoffroyi isolate Oge1 chromosome B3, O.geoffroyi_Oge1_pat1.0, whole genome shotgun sequence genomic DNA carries:
- the LOC123584069 gene encoding acyl-coenzyme A thioesterase 1-like, protein MVASSAAILRASGLRRWGQLPGSPALWSCGRVSWAPARRTATWRLEPAGRCGWDEPVHIAVLGLAPGQPVTLRASLRDEKGVLFRAHARYQADAGGLLDLARAPALGGSFTGLEPMGLLWALEPEKPLVRLVKRDVQTPFAVELEVFEGLEPDMGRLLGRAVLERDFLRPGMRRVPVRAGRVRGTLFLPPEPGPFPGIVDIFGVGGGLREYRACLLAGKGFAVMALAYYNYEDLPQGIETLHLEYFEEAVNYLLDHPEVKGPGVGLLGSSKGGDLCLSMSSFLKGITAAVIINGSVANVGGTLYYRDESLPPVGFDQSRIKLTRDGLADVLDVLNSPLEGPDQKSFIPVERAENAFLFLVGLDDHNWKSEFYANEASKRLQAHGKEKLQIICYPGAGHCIEPPYFPLCQASLHTLVGGPVMWGGEPRAHAMAQVDAWKQLQTFFHKHLGGES, encoded by the exons ATGGTGGCCTCCTCTGCGGCCATACTGCGAGCTTCTGGACTCCGCCGATGGGGTCAGCTGCCAGGCTCTCCAGCGCTATGGTCTTGTGGCCGGGTCTCGTGGGCACCTGCCCGGAGGACAGCGACCTGGCGCCTGGAGCCCGCGGGCCGCTGCGGCTGGGACGAGCCCGTGCACATCGCGGTGCTCGGCCTCGCGCCGGGACAGCCTGTCACGCTGCGCGCGTCCCTGCGCGACGAGAAGGGCGTGCTCTTCCGGGCCCACGCGCGGTATCAAGCGGACGCCGGCGGCCTCCTGGACCTGGCGCGCGCGCCCGCGCTGGGCGGCAGCttcacggggctcgagcccatgggGCTGCTCTGGGCCCTGGAGCCCGAGAAGCCCTTGGTGCGGCTGGTGAAGCGGGACGTGCAGACGCCCTTCGCGGTGGAGCTGGAGGTGTTCGAGGGCcttgagcccgacatggggcggCTCCTGGGCCGGGCGGTGCTGGAGCGCGACTTCTTGCGGCCGGGGATGCGGCGGGTGCCGGTGCGCGCGGGCCGGGTGCGCGGCACGCTCTTCCTGCCGCCTG AACCTGGGCCCTTCCCTGGGATTGTGGACATTTTTGGAGTTGGAGGTGGCCTTCGGGAATATCGAGCTTGTCTGCTGGCTGGCAAGGGTTTTGCTGTGATGGCTCTGGCTTATTATAACTATGAAGACCTCCCCCAGGGCATAGAGACCCTCCACCTGGAGTACTTTGAAGAAGCTGTGAACTACCTGCTGGATCATCCTGAG gTAAAGGGTCCGGGAGTTGGGCTGCTTGGGAGTTCCAAAGGAGGTGATCTCTGCCTCTCCATGTCCTCGTTCCTGAAAGGCATCACCGCCGCCGTCATAATCAATGGCTCTGTGGCCAATGTGGGGGGAACCTTATACTACAGGGATGAAAGTTTGCCTCCTGTGGGCTTCGACCAAAGTCGCATCAAGCTGACCAGAGACGGCTTGGCAGACGTTCTGGATGTGCTGAACAGCCCTTTGGAGGGACCTGACCAGAAGAGTTTCATTCCTGTGGAAAGGGCTGAGAATGCCTTCCTGTTCCTAGTAGGTCTGGATGACCACAACTGGAAGAGTGAATTCTATGCTAATGAGGCCTCTAAGCGCTTACAGGCCCATGGTAAGGAAAAGCTGCAGATCATCTGTTACCCTGGGGCAGGGCACTGTATTGAGCCTCCTTACTTCCCCTTGTGCCAGGCTTCCCTACACACCTTGGTGGGTGGTCCTGTCatgtggggaggggagcccagggcTCATGCCATGGCCCAGGTGGATGCTTGGAAGCAGCTCCAGACTTTCTTCCACAAACACTTGGGTGGGGAAAGTTAG